The sequence gggattttttttgaaattttagagaaaacacATGTTTTTAATATCGTGTTAGTACCTTACAATGAAAGTCTGCAACccgatattaagcaaaattattggaaaaacaCATGAGAGAcccacaaatatttttaaaattgtccttgagtttttaataatgttttggaAATTATCCTAGGCTTGTTTGGCAaaagcaccaaaaaaaaaaaaaaaaaacattgctaaAAAATCAGTAGGGTGTATTTGGACTAAAAATCAGAGGCTTAAAAAATGAtctaatgtcatgttttagCAATTAcatcttaagaacataaaaggcatttttttataaattttttattagcaaAACATGCTTTTATTTTAGGAATAGGCTCAACCCAACCACATGGGTTTAGCTTTTTAGCCTTAAACCCATGCCCAGAAACATAGCctagaacaaaaacaaagcaaatgaTAGAACTAAAGATTAAAAACCATAATTCCAGTCTTTCTAAACTATTAAAACCTTCAATTAGTGATCCAAAAGATTGTACGCATGTGTAATAACCATCAATATACcaaaaaacatggaaaatagGGACCCAAGGTAATGTTCAACAGATGAACACCAACCGAGAAACCTAGAAAtgccttaaaataaaaaataaaaatgcatagAGAGTccaaaaaacaatctaaactTAGCAACCAAAGCTTGAGCATGCTCAACATAATTTGCTTGAACTgtcaaaacaacaagaaacaaaaaatcaatgataaaaCAACAAGCAAAACCATATACTAACAACATGCCAAAAATGCATTTTCCTATCTATAAACCATGTTCAATTGATTAGTTTCATTGTCTTAAAGCTTAAACAACATGCTTACAACTTGTACAAACCCATCAAACTACTTTAAAACAACCTAATCCATATAAACATCAATGCTTACCATACATTGCCATGACTTTAAAATTGATTAACTAAAAATTcaagcatggaaaacaacattgaACATTATCATATACCATACCATTATAacataaacacattaaaaaatagcaatctaACAAAACTTGAGCATGTATAAACTATCTTCAAAGCatgcttaaatattttaaaaaaaatcatgacttttaaacaagaaaatgacttcaaataaagtttaaatttgaaactattgatttgatgagtaattgttgagtgggtggccaactcttgacttggtgaaaatccttatcttcttatataaacaaacgtcattgctaacatcagaattggaaccaaTTGTATCATGAAAGCTCTAGGAAACTGTCTTATCTTTTCAGgataaaaaattgaggtcatttggacttctataactcgagatatgggctgaacattgaacagtgtctgggctacagaacagattcagacttctccattgttgctataatttagacttgaaaacggtctttttaaatcttggactccacatgaaagttttaagcCTATATCTTaacttttcatccatataaagtagacctaaatctgagatctacaactccagatatgacccaattaccgaacaatgctCCAGTTTGGAccgaaccagcatctcttttctaggtttggccctctctttgtccttttaattttagtacttaaactcatcaatcaatccttttatttatgtgatagacctgcatttaagatgaacatttaccataaattaaaggtatcttatagtattagatatgttattataaaacatactttagttaaggagttattgatacttcaagtgcaaaatgatgatataaaaccttgataaaaatgcatttttaagcaTTAATCAGTTGGCTATAAAAGGGCTAGAGGCATCACTATATTTAAAGACTGGGATGAattaatagctaaaaaaaaaaaaaaaggctaaaggCATTAGTGTATCTGATAACCAGGATGAATTATTTGACTAGCTAACCGAAAAGGGGCTATAGCCTATAAGCATTAACATGACTGACTACTGGAAAATGTATTAATATGGTAAAATTTtggaaaaagattaaaattaattatatacaatGATGAAATGtacatttgaaatttgatttcttGGTCGCAATAATGAATCTGGATTGGGAAATATTTGAAAAGGGAAAGATAAATGGTAGTATAACAAATGTGCCTAATGATATAATTATGAATGAAGAATACATGCATACAAAGTTAAAAGGAACCAAATAGGCATAagttaaataataatgaaaggtgtcgcacccgacatcgcggcggccttaaaaatttattctcgaattaatttaaaaagaacagatttctggcatcctattcttttaggggaaaaggtcttgtttaaggagtcgccacctagtattatggtcactaggaaccctaactggtcaacagagattctatggttcgggactggttacgtaaaagggaagatattatcaccccttaaacgtcctacctgaggcaggctgcattgctagtttcatcgtaaattgctaaatgtttatttcttttatgttatgaaaattttcttacaatattcctgactctggcgccagtgaatattaactacgaatatctccaactctggcgttgataaatattacgtagctaaaaaaataaatttaaatcaaatgttttttttttattcccgactctggcgccagtgaataaataaataataatacatttatttttacgcgtgcacatatttttttatttttctagctaaataaaataaaatacaacgaataaaaataatataaatttaaaccggtatttttattcctaactctggcgttagtgaataaaccaataaatttacattatttttatttatgcatacacattttttatttttttctgttttattttttattttttttgggctgggctaaATCCAGCCCAGCATGTATATTGgtggctgggcccagcccagcccacatGGGCTAGACTAAGCCCAGCTAGCCCGGccaggtcactggcccaagccagtgacccggttgggcagaaattaaagaaagcacGCGTGAAGTGATTTCACACGTGcatgaacagtgcgaaggtaattaaattaccttcgcacaatGTTCTTGCAACACTAATTCACAGAaggcaaaaacaaattgaagaaggGGCGTACCTGTTTTTCTAAAGATGATGAAGATGCTTGCAGTGTGGTGGTCGCCTCTCGCCTGCCTATGACATTTacttaattaccttcgcacagtgttCTTGCAACACTAATTCACAGAAGGCAAAAACAGATTGAAGAAGGGGCGTACCTGTTTTTCTGAAGATGACGAAGATGCTTGCAGCGTGGTGGTCGGCTCTCGCCTGCCTATGACATTTACTTCTGCTTCCTTTATCTCCCAGCTATCccgctgtcttttttttttttatagttcttTGAGATGAACGAACTAAGCAGAAAATGGGTATGCCGgttttctttgagtttttcACTGATTCTGGGTTACTCTTTTTCTGCAGGGACGAAGACAATTTCAAGGATAATTCTCGTCCTATGTGCtaccctctttctctctctttctctctctatatattttttagttatgctCTGTTTTTGTGCTGTGAGTTCtctgtttttgggttgtttttcttcttcttttctgggttttttgcttgcgtttttctggttttttctgggtttcttccCCCATTTATACTGggtccttctttctttttatagccAAGCTAAACCCTCCCCTGGTGTCCTATCTTTGCAGGACTGTGTTTATGCCTCCACCATCGAGATCATGGGCAAGAGACGTGGTCCAAGATCAGATTTGTTGAGGATTATCAGCTCCCCTGTTGAAGCGGGAATGGAGAAGACGCACGACTGTTTCTAGGAACGGTGCCGTTTCGGCAAAAAATAggaattttcaatttgacccctatcTCTGGAATTTCGCAATTGGAcccctaaacaaataaaaatttctttcaattttgccccttttggataaatttcaattaagtccctaaatttatttaattaaattaaatcaaagtttaattaagtccacaaacttattaattcttctaatttcattaattaaaataatccaaattttaagtaaaattttaaacttattaattcttcaatttttgatcaatttattctcaaatctgataatttcatccataaactttgaatttgtgttattttaacctcattctcaaatatatttttaatcattgattttgtattatttattcaaaaattgggttatgacaaaagGTATTAAGTAATTTACCTAAATAAGCTAAAGTACATAATTGATTTGATAGGTATTAAGAATTTTTGAATGAAAGAATTATATAAGTAAGATGAAAATGAATTAGAAGATATGTTAAGAATATAGTTTGATGGAATTAACCGCAGGGGTAGACAccattattaacaataaaaatataactttccACATCAGTAAAGATATTTCTAATGGTGCATCTAGCGGATATATAAGTTGAATGTTTAAAGTATGAGAATTATAGGTTACATGTATTAAGTTGGTTTTATATAAAGGAACTAATgtatataaatatcataatataattttaaattcttgtgATTGGAAATTAAACTTATACAGTTGGATAAATAGAGACATGTAGGCtaaaaatttatgatgttgATAAACTAAAGAGGAGATATTTTAGTAAATTTCTAAGATAATGGTATGTTACTTtcctcattgaaaaaaaaactattataattggGATGTTAATAGTTGATAATGAATTgactatatttgttttctttaatatttaccAATACATGTTTTTACCTTAAAGGTTCATTTCATACACAACAGGATTAGTGATTATCTGGATGCCATCTAGCCTAGGATTTaaccttatgatttttttaacttattcaTTTAAGTTTGTAATAAGTATTCAAATTAAGAACATTTATTCCTTTTTCCTTATATACATAATCAATGTGATTGAACATAAATGCACATGAAAGTGTAGGGTGTTACATGTATGATAAATGAAGTATAAACACACAGAATAGTATGGGGTGTTATAGGAACCATATGGtgaattttatcctttttaaaatACTCCTTTTAAAGAGAGATGTGCAATTTGTGCTTATAAGCAACTAAGACTCTCATCTCCTAACCGATGTGGGATAGTGACATCATCATGTATGCTCAAATCTGCACATGGTAGGCCTCCTAAGAGGTATTTTCTCACTAGAACCATATAATGAGTTTTGTCCTTTTTAAAATGTGACTTTTGGGGAGAGAGTTGCCTTTTGTGCTTATAAGATACCAAAGTCTTTGTCTCCTAGCCGATGTGGGATAGTGATATCATCATAACCCCATAGACGAGGAGCTTAGGTCACTACACATGACTAACATTCTCATAAACGGTGCCAATGATAATGTGCGCCCACACCTATACATGGTAGGGCCCTAGAGATATGTCTTACTAGAACTATATAGtgagttttattctttttaaaaggtGCCTTTTAGGTAAAGATGTATGTTTTGTGCTTATAAGTGATTAAAAATCTCTTCTCCTAGCTGATGTGGGATAGTAACATCATCATAGCCCTCTAGGCGGGGGGCTTGGGTAGTTGCATATTACTGAAGTTCTCACAAATGATGTCAATGATGACGTGTGCTTACATTTGCATATGGTAGGCATCCTAAGAGGTATTGTCTCATTGGAATTACATAGTgagttttgtcttttttaaaaggTGTTGGGGAAAGTGGTGTTTTTTGTGCTTAACTAAGGCTATCGTTTCTTAACCGATGTTAGGTAATGATATCAtcaaaaataagtaaatataattttaaatggtgattttagatataattttgTCAAAATGTTTTGTTAGACATTCGATTGAagcctaacaaaaaaaaaaggtaattaaaGAATTTTGAGATTCTCAAGCTAAGTAAACAATAGAATTCTTAAGTCGATAACCTATTTTAGCATGGACAATAATTAAGGGTCAtcaatgattttataattagttgTACAATTTATCGTTGTAAGAGCTTATATTTGAAGGATTaggtttcttaaaaaaaattatttacaagaaaatgaaaaaaaaatatgttaaatgatcttttttttaaaaataaattagtaatgTTTTTGCTCTTCTTATTTTGATCTATAATTTCTATAATAAAAGGAGTTTAGATTAAAAATCCATGTGGACGTTGACTTTTCAAATTaacctaatttaattaaatttgatatggtAAAGTTAgatatgatatgatttatacaagttgttttttaactttaatttataaaataatcatacACATGTTTgattagaaataatttaaatcaagagttaataatttttttaacttttaatttatggatTCTACTTATACTAAGTtcctttttcatatttatttatgaaaaaagaatttctaaattatatttcattgttaaaaatcaattttcattaaCCATACCAAATACACCTAATTTTGTCATTGTCGATTAACGAGGACATAATCAGATAGTAAAGGTCTGAATCACCTAGCTTAACCGACAGAGAGGGTAGTTTATGCTCTTAATTTGTCATTGCTTCATTCTTTGTATTGTACACGTGTGCAAAATTCTTATTGGTAAGACTTGAGAGAGAGTCAATGAAGCAGACCTGCTATTGCCATTATATAAACTGATCCAAGTCTTTGGATTGGGGAGCTAATCATCACCAAAAATTCATTCTCTTGGGTTTTCAAGCTTTTTTTACCCAACAAGAAAGATTAATTTTAGGGCTTTTTTGCAAGAATCCTTTTATGAGGTTTTGAAGAAACAAGAACAGGAGGACAAGCTGGCAAAGATGATATTTTGTCCACCCTTGTATGGAAAAGAAGTCGATTCAAGCAATGAAAACATTTTCTTAGATGGTCAAACAAGGATAGCTACATGGGATTCAGTGTTAGGTAAGTCCTTGTAGTTGCTTTATTTACACCAATAACGTTTTTCATTTATTCATACAACATAGCAGTTTGGTATGTGGTAAAATGACTTTAGCAAATGATGAAAgccactctcaaacaccctctgAGTAATGTATATGCATTCCTTTATACCCACACGGCGTTGAGAAGTTGATTGGACTATAAAGGTAAGTAAAACTTCAGTGTTGGAAGTATTCTTCATCAGGGGCATCCAATATGTCAGCTATTGTGAGCCTTTCCTTGTCGAAAAAGAGGTCTTCTAGCTTGTATGGCCCTACTGAAGGTCCATCTTTCCATAAAGTCTTGGCGATTTGCTCATGGATCCTCTCTGTTGGATGGCCAGAATCCCACCAAATATAATGATCAACGTTATCGCATAACTGGAATTCCACGGGCATCCTTTTGCCTCCACAACTGTAGACATCGCCATAGGGTCTAGTTCCACAGCAAGCATTCCCTCTTTGAAACCTTGATTTTGGGTGAATAATAGTTACTTTGCTTGTGAGTAATTAAAATTAGCTTATCCAAGCAACATACTATCACATTATATTGCAATAGAGCCTACGTTACTcttcttaaataaattatgcaCCACACGACTTTAATCAAGGAGAACACACATACCATAGCTTGCGGGATTATTAATTCTGTCATAAAGCCAGGTATAGAAATCGGAATTGCAATACTTGAAACCTTTCAGCAGTTGCTCGAGGCTTGTGAGTACAGcattcaaagcattattgtgtGTCAATGCAAGATCGGAAGCTGCTTCAAAGCAACCGCCTTCACTGGACTTGGGGTTCCTAGCTCTCATGGGTGGCATGCAACCTAAAGGAGACATGCTGAGAAATCCAAATTTTCTGGCTCCTTTCTCATACAACACCTAAATAAAAAGGACAAACACAATTAACATTAATCAATTCAACCTCAAGTTAATTACCATATAGATGAAGTATTAAATGTAGTTAATTAGAAGGTTCACCTGAATTGCATTTGTCAAGTTTCCAATGACCATCCCAACATACACCTCAGGCATAAAATATTCTTGCATTTTCGGATTACCTAGATAACCTGCCGCGTAATCGTTGCTTCCAACACTGATGAAATAAACTGCCTCTGATAAAAGAGCTTTTGCCTCTGCTTCTCCTAGCTTTTCTGTTAGTGACTTTTGCACCTCTTCAAAAGATCTTAACTGTGTCTGGAGGTCAACCACCTAATAGTGAAAGCAACAAGTTAAGAAACTCTTTCACTTTGAATTGGTGCAAACCCCGATTCCATCTCAAGCCCAATGATTGGATAAGTAATTGATAAGTTagctttctttatttatttttaaaaatgtatggGTTCGGCAAGTGGATCTGATATGCTTGGACTTGACAGTTAGCTAAGTTCAAGGCGTACTGCCAACTCCAAGATAACACTAGTCTGGCACGCATGCCAGACCCAATACGCTTGGACTTGGCAGTGCACCAAGTCCAAGGTAGTGGGGGTCTAGCACACATGTTAGACTCAGTACAGTTGGGCTTGACAGTCAGCTAAGTCCAAGTAAAGACCAAAATAATATGGGTGTGGCACGCATGCCAAAACCAATACGCCTGGACTTGGCGGTTTGCCAAGTCCAAGGTCTAATGTACTTGGACTTGACAGTTAGCCAAATCCAAGGTGGCATGGGTCTGGAACGCATGCTAGATACAATACGTTTATGCTTGGCAGTCAGCCAAGTTCAAGGCATTTGAACTTGGCAATCAGCCAATTCCAAGCAAAGTCCAAGGTAATATGGGTTTGGCACACATGTCAAACCCAATACGCTTAAACTTGATGGTCAGCTAAGTCCGAAGTACTTGGACTTGGCAATTGGCCAAGTCCAATATGGTATGGGTTTGGCACGAATACCAGACCCAATATGTCTGGACTTTGCAGTTAGCCAAGTCCAAGGTAGTGTAGGTCTAACTTAGATTGAATCTTGCTTCTATTGgtcaattatttgattttggtGATTtagtcatttctttttctttttgttatgtaCAAGATCTGtagtctcagaagctgattgaGATAATCCATAGAAAgaataaactatatattttggatgagttaaaagtgttaGTTGCCGCCGCTGCTAATACTActattgatttgtcttcttttcatttaagtccttcatcttctagtttttatttatgacattcttgtctaggtcatgtttcatcttctcgtttgagatttttagcATCCACAAGAGTTTTAGAAAATTTGCAAACTTGTGATatttctgattgtagtggatgtaaactAGCAAAATTTTTTGctttaccttttaatcgaagtatttatatttcttattcaccATTTGACTTGATTCATTTTGATGTTTGAGGACTTTCTCCTGTTGTCACAAAAGGAGGGTCttgatattatgttttatttattgatgatcatacttcttattgttgggtttatttaataaaatatcattttgaattcTTTGAGATGTATACAACCTTTCGAGCTCTTGtcaaaactcaacattctgctataatcaaatgctttaggtgtgattttGGATGGAGAATATAcctctaaataaatttttttcagttgCTTACCTTAGATGCAACCATTCACTAAACTTCATGTACAAATACTTATGAGCAAAATAGAGttgttgaaagaaaacataggcatatTATCGAAACTGCTCATTCTCTCATATTGTTTGCTTCTGTttctagtgagttttggggaaAAGTTATCCTTACTactataaatttgattaataCATTTCTATCTTCTCATAATTCAAGtttatctccttttgaaaagttatataaaTATGTCCTTGATTATTCCTCCTTTAGAGTTTTtagttgtacttgtttcgttcttcgtcgTCATGTAGAATGCAGTAAAGTGTCCTCTCGATAtactatttgtgtttttttgggttatggTGAATGTAAAAAGaggtattattattttgatccaataactcagaaactttatgtgtcttaTCATGTTGTCTTTCTCGAgtatatacctttcttttccatttcatccactactcataacctTACTACATCTGATCTTATTcgtataaatactttttttgagGATTCTAATAGTTTATCATCTTACGTTCCTAGTACATCAGATACCCTTCAACCAATTTATACTCATCAATCTACAAGTATTTACTATTTGGCACACCTGAAGCTTCATTCTCATCTACAACCCTTCAAGCTTCAtatgagattgtggatccacctctacATCAATCCATATGTATTCATAAGTCCACAAAACTACTAGATTTTGCTCATTCTttatcatttacttcctttttagcttaTATTCATTATCTCTCTaagccctcttcctataaaaatgagattttttatcCTCTTTGGCAGCAAGTTATGATGAGAAACTTTATGCTTTGTATAAAACAGATACTTGAGATTTGGTTCCTCTACCTCTtagtaagagtgttgttggttgttgttgggtgtataagatcaagactaatttagatgggtctattgagcgatataaAGTTAGGTTAGTtgcaaaaggatactctcaacagtatggaATGGATTATGAGGAGACATTTACCCATATTGCAGAAATAACTATTATTCGTACTCTTATTATTGTAGCTTCAGTTCATCAATGATATATCTCTcaacttaatgttaaaaatgtcttcttgaatggagatcattaagaagaagtttatatgacGCTTCCTCCTAGtgtttcacatgactctggatatgtttgtaagctcaAGAAAGcgttatatggtctcaaacaagcatctcgtgcttggtttgagaaattttatGTTGTAATCCAGTCTCTTGAATTTGTTTCTAgtagtcatgattctgctcttttaattaaatgcaaTGATGTAGGTTGTATCATTTTGTccttatatgttgatgatataattATTACTAGTGATGACACTGATGGTATCTCAATTTTGAACACAAAATGGGTTAGACAATTTAAAATGAAGGATGTTGgttatctttgattttttctggGTATTTAGGTAGCTTACTCATCTAGAGGTTACCTTTTTTCTCAGTCAAAATATGTTGTATATATTCTTGAACTGGCTAGATTTACTGATTACAAGAGTGTAGATACTCCTATTGAAGTTAACGCAAAGTATTCTTCTTCTAATGGTTTACCTTTGGCAAATCCTACTTTATATTATACTATTGTTGAGAGCTTactatatctcaccattacttgtccaaatattgtatatgttgTTAGCCAGTTTGTTGATTCTCCTACTATTGTTCATTGAGcagttatttttcatattttacgATATCCTCAGGGTATAGTCTTTtaaagtcttttactttcatttaCTTCTTCCTTTGAATTGCGTGCATACTATGATGTTGATTATGGCATTGATCCCAtagatcgcaagtctgttatAGGTATCTATATcattttaggtgattctcttatttctc is a genomic window of Populus alba chromosome 18, ASM523922v2, whole genome shotgun sequence containing:
- the LOC118056705 gene encoding GDSL lipase isoform X2, which encodes MARLNLFYLFVTLLLSISLRPCYGLPEKTTSALFIFGDSTADPGNNNYINTTAGMRADWKPYGQNGFFEAPTGRFSDGRVFVDFIAEYAKLPIIPPFYQPSADLTNGVNFASGGAGVLPQTNQGLVVDLQTQLRSFEEVQKSLTEKLGEAEAKALLSEAVYFISVGSNDYAAGYLGNPKMQEYFMPEVYVGMVIGNLTNAIQVLYEKGARKFGFLSMSPLGCMPPMRARNPKSSEGGCFEAASDLALTHNNALNAVLTSLEQLLKGFKYCNSDFYTWLYDRINNPASYVQANYVEHAQALVAKFRLFFGLSMHFYFLF
- the LOC118056705 gene encoding GDSL lipase isoform X1, with protein sequence MARLNLFYLFVTLLLSISLRPCYGLPEKTTSALFIFGDSTADPGNNNYINTTAGMRADWKPYGQNGFFEAPTGRFSDGRVFVDFIAEYAKLPIIPPFYQPSADLTNGVNFASGGAGVLPQTNQGLVVDLQTQLRSFEEVQKSLTEKLGEAEAKALLSEAVYFISVGSNDYAAGYLGNPKMQEYFMPEVYVGMVIGNLTNAIQVLYEKGARKFGFLSMSPLGCMPPMRARNPKSSEGGCFEAASDLALTHNNALNAVLTSLEQLLKGFKYCNSDFYTWLYDRINNPASYGFKEGMLAVELDPMAMSTVVEAKGCPWNSSYAITLIIIFGGILAIQQRGSMSKSPRLYGKMDLQ